The genomic DNA CAATCCACCCAAAACCAGGTACATGCTCCGCTTTACACCCGGCAGATGCAGGGCTACTTTGTTTGATGAGTACATGGCCACCGTATAGCTCATGGCCGATAAAAGACCGAATATTAAACCGCGTCCGTTAAAGGATACGCGGGTATCAAAAATATTGGTGGCCAGCAAAGTTCCGGCAATTACGATGAGGGCCGCAATGATCTTTTGGGTTTCGGGAACCTGCCGACTAAGCACCCACTCCAGGATGATACCCATCCAAACGGTTTGCATCAATAAAATAATACAAACAGATACCGGCAGGTATTGTACCGATAAATAATAAAATGTACTGGTGAGCCCCAGGGAAGTGCCGGCCAGCAGCATTTTTAGCTGCGGATTTTTATCGCCGGCCGGGCTTACGGTCTTTTGTTTTTTGCCAAACAAACCCATGATGAGCAAAACCACAAAGCCGATAAAAAATTGCGAAAAAGTGATCTCGCCGGTATGATAGCCCTGGTCATGTGCTATTTTTACAAAAGTGGCCAATACCCCATAACTTGCTGCTCCCAGCGCTACCAGTAATATCCCTCTTATCTTTTCCATAGTATTTATCGTGGCGCAAAGGTCAGCCAAATGCACTACAAAAAACGTTTACAAATGTTGATATTTTGGGAATATTGCTTTCTAATGAAATGAGGCCGTTATTTTTTGTGCATGCTGCCCCTATCTTAATAAAAAAGCCCCTGGCATTCCTACCAGAGACTTTTGCTTTACAATTGGTTGCGACTTATTTAAACAGGGGCTGCTTTGCCTTTATGAATTACTCTTTTTAAAATTTTTGCTGATGAGCAGATCCAGACTGAATTTTCCGCCGCCGCTGATGATAAGGCCGGTAGCTACACCTATCAACAGCAGATGGTATTCAAAACCCTCTCCTTTTTGATTGCCAAACCAGTTCATAAAAAAACCATTGGGAAGGTGCACATTTACGATCATGCCCAGAAAGAGAAGAACAAAGGCTATCGCGAACAGGCGTGTACCCAGGCCCAGCAAAATGAATATGGTGCCGAAGAACAAAAGAAAAATAACCAGGAAGGCTATTATCCATGGCAATCCGGTACTGGTAAAATAACCCATGGAACCCTGGAAACCATGGCCACCAAATGAACCTAAGAACAATTGTGCGCCATGCGGCCAAAGTACAATGGCCAGGGTGAGTCTTAAAACCAGCGAAGTAATATTTATTTCGGTTGCTAATGTTTGCTGCAATAATGCTTTCATATTTTTAATTTTTACGAAGGCAAATTTACCCGGGCAACAAGCAATATTCAATAAACTATATTAAGAGGTAATATTAACTTAGTTTAAGATTTTTTGGCAGCTATGCGGGTTTTCACCTTGCTCAAAAACTCGGGTGTAATACCCAGGTAAGAGGCAATAAGGTATTGAGGTACCCGGTTTTCCAGGGCCGGATATTTTTTTATAAAACGAAGGTAACGCTCATCGGCCGTTGTACTCAGCACATTTAAAATGCGTTCATTTTGGGAGATGATGGCATTCTGATACAAAATCCTGAAGTAAATATTCAGCGCCGGTATCTTCCTGAACATCTCTTCCTTGCCTTCTTTTCTCAGTTTTATCACTTCGCCCTCTTCCATGGCTTCTACATGATACTTGGAGGGTGCACCGGTAAAAAAGCTTTGCAGATCGGTCATCCACCAACCTTCCATGGCAAAGGCGGTGGTATGCTCCACGCCGCTCTCGTCTAAAAAATAGTGACGCAAGCAACCTTTCGTAACAAAAAACTCGGCACTGGCCGGGTATGGCGGTTCAACAAGCAATTGATTTTTACGAAGCTTCCGGATCTCGAGATAAGTGGAAAACAAAGCCGCCTCATCATCAGACAAAGCAACATGCTCCCGGATCTTTTCAATAATAACATCAAACATATGGTGAACCATGTATAGGTTTTGTAAATGTAGTCAATTTGGGAGTAAGGAGTTTTTAGAATAAGGATTTTTGGAACAAGGAGCAAGGATTTGAAAAGTTGAGGTTATTTTATTTTGTCATCCTGAACGCAGTGAAGGATCTATTCTGCGGTATGTATGTCGGCTAATAGATCCTTCGTTCCTCAGGATGACAAATTTCTTTTTCCTTATTCTTTACTCTCCAAACCCTTACTCCTTCCCCCATCTTCCTTAATCTGTATCAGTATTCCCCGGTTCTGTATAAATTATCCCGGAAGGGCCCAAATACCTTTGTACTATAAATTAATTCAAAAAACAAAAACAATGTCAAAGACAATTTTTATAACCGGAGCTTCCCGTGGATTTGGAAAACTTTGGGCCGAAGCATTTTTAAAACGTGGTGATAAAGTAGTAGCCACCGCACGTAACCTGGATACTCTTGCCGATTTGGTGAGCACCTATGGCGATGCCATTTTACCGATACAGCTTGATGTGAACGATCGTAAGGCCGACTTTGCCGCAGTTGAACGTGCTAAACAACATTTTGGCAGCATCGATGTACTGATCAACAATGCCGGTTACGGTCTGTTTGGCGCTATTGAAGAAACCAGCGAGCAGGAAGCACGTGAACAGATAGAAACTAACGTATTTGGTTTATTGTGGATAACACAAGCTGTATTACCGGTAATGCGGGCTCAAGGCCATGGCCATATTATACAGGTATCAAGCGTATTGGGTGTAGCTACTTTGCCTGTTTTGGGTTTATACAACGCCTCAAAATTTGCGGTTGAAGGTTTGAGCGAAACTTTGGCTGCCGAAGTGGCCGGCTTTGGTATTAAAGTAAGTTTGATA from Mucilaginibacter inviolabilis includes the following:
- a CDS encoding Crp/Fnr family transcriptional regulator; this translates as MVHHMFDVIIEKIREHVALSDDEAALFSTYLEIRKLRKNQLLVEPPYPASAEFFVTKGCLRHYFLDESGVEHTTAFAMEGWWMTDLQSFFTGAPSKYHVEAMEEGEVIKLRKEGKEEMFRKIPALNIYFRILYQNAIISQNERILNVLSTTADERYLRFIKKYPALENRVPQYLIASYLGITPEFLSKVKTRIAAKKS
- a CDS encoding DoxX family protein encodes the protein MKALLQQTLATEINITSLVLRLTLAIVLWPHGAQLFLGSFGGHGFQGSMGYFTSTGLPWIIAFLVIFLLFFGTIFILLGLGTRLFAIAFVLLFLGMIVNVHLPNGFFMNWFGNQKGEGFEYHLLLIGVATGLIISGGGKFSLDLLISKNFKKSNS
- a CDS encoding SDR family oxidoreductase, which gives rise to MSKTIFITGASRGFGKLWAEAFLKRGDKVVATARNLDTLADLVSTYGDAILPIQLDVNDRKADFAAVERAKQHFGSIDVLINNAGYGLFGAIEETSEQEAREQIETNVFGLLWITQAVLPVMRAQGHGHIIQVSSVLGVATLPVLGLYNASKFAVEGLSETLAAEVAGFGIKVSLIEPNGFATDWAGASATHTASLAAYDDVKAAFQAGLTDDAFGIPEATSEAVLKLVDSENPPLRLFLGKVALPWVKQVYEQRLASWEEWQPVAAAAHGK
- a CDS encoding DMT family transporter, which codes for MEKIRGILLVALGAASYGVLATFVKIAHDQGYHTGEITFSQFFIGFVVLLIMGLFGKKQKTVSPAGDKNPQLKMLLAGTSLGLTSTFYYLSVQYLPVSVCIILLMQTVWMGIILEWVLSRQVPETQKIIAALIVIAGTLLATNIFDTRVSFNGRGLIFGLLSAMSYTVAMYSSNKVALHLPGVKRSMYLVLGGLLAIIIFWNIELIQHFNFSVIWKWGAFLALFGTILPPLLFTKGLPKTGIGLGSIVSSVEIPVSILFAHFILNETVMPLQWAGVALIILAIAAMNLRFKSGSSNRP